The Pochonia chlamydosporia 170 chromosome 3, whole genome shotgun sequence genome contains the following window.
TTTCACCTGAAATCATTGTTCTGACGTGGGGTTACGGATCCCTTTTATGATATAATGGACCATTCCCGCCCGGCTTTATCTTGTGGACAAGCTGCCACGCTTTTCGTTCGCTCTTTGGTTCGTCTCTTGCAAACTAAGCATAGCTTAATTGTATATTGAACTGCGAAATACTGCTCCTGATTCACTCATTCATACATGGCAATAGGCATGAAAGTGTGACTTCAAGCATCTCCTGCTTCACAGCATACTTGCCGTTACTCCTCTTCCCAGCTCCCTTTATCTTGACTTTTTTGACAAACTTCATAATTTCTGAGACTTGTTTTGGAAACAATGACTCGCAACCACTACCAACGGACACCTTTACTCGTCGCTGCCGCCATCTGTACAGCGATGAgtggcattgctgttgaggcCGCATCTGCGCAAACATACACAAATAACGCAGTATTAGGCATAAAAGCTTTGAATGCCAACTGGTACAACGTTCGAACAGGCATCTGGGACAATGCTTGGTGGAACAGCGCAAACGCACTCACGACCCTGGCAGATTTTGCAGCGGTACGCCTTGATGAGGCCAATAAGCTGAACATTGGCGGTTACATGCGGAACACATTTGTCCAAGCGCAAAAGACCAACGTACAAACAGTCAAAAATTTTGACACGGGGGGCATGGTATCATCTGTCTACTGTTTAGACAATAGCGACGGCTGTCTCGCGAAACGAGACTTTTTGGGAAAGCGTGGCTTTGACGACTTTCTCAATGAATTTTATGACGATGAGGGATGGTgggccttggcttggttgaaGTCGTACGATGTAGCAGGTGACAAAGAGTATCTGCAGGCCGCGATAGACATATTCAAAGACATGCAAACCGGAAGAGATACAAACTGTGGAGGCGGAATCTGGTGGAGCAAAAAGAAGACGTACGTCGccagcatcgccaacgaGCTGTATCTATCTGTGGCGGCCTCTCTTGCACGACGAGTTCCCCAGAACAGCACCTACAAAAAGATTGCCATCGATCAATGGAACTGGTTCGAGAAGACTGGCCTGATTAACAGTAAAAAGCTTATCAATGACGGCCTCACCAACCCAGGGTGCAAGAACAACGGCCTTCAGACCTGGTCGTACAACCAAGGCGTCATTCTTGGCGGACTTGCTGAGCTGTTTCGACTCACCGGCGACCTCAAATACATCGAGAAAGCTATGCCTATTGCAGAGGCAGCTATTAAGACCCTCTCGGTGAACGGAACGCTGGTAGAAACTGACAAGTGCGAACTGAGAACTGGACACTGCGGCAGAGACGGCCAACAATTCAAGGGAATATTTATTCGCAATCTACGATATCTAAACGACGTGGCCCCCAAGCAGGAGTTCAAAGACTTTATCAAGCGAAATGCCGACTCTATTTGGGCTAAAGATAGAAACAACGAGAACCTCCTTGGAGTAGCATGGACGGGGCCGTACATTGCAGCCACTGGACCATCTCATAGCAGCGCATTGGACGCTATAGTTGCTGCTGTGGCCGTTGCGTAAATAATCCTTATTGCATAATAGCCAATAACGTACGTATGGGACTCGGAAGGTTGGTATACTGTTTATATTTTTCTTGGGTACAGCATTGCATGATGAGCGGTTATGAAGTCATTTTGGAATACAGTCTTATGAGTATTTTCTTACACGAATTGGTAATTATTATTGTTTTTCGGCCATCTTTCACATCTTCAAATGTttgacgaggatggagagGCAGCCGTTGTCCACAGCATGTTTATAGGATACATGTGTCTCCTTTCTACGGGACACACCCAAAGCATATATATTGATAAGTCATAAAACCCATTAACATAGTCAAACAGTCCCATGATGACAACATAACCTTGGCACTGCACTTGCAGATACACAAAATGCCTCTTCACCATCGTTTGAGTTGCACTTTCTATCAGCTGCAGTAATCACATGACAGTAAGCCTTACTCACTGGCAGGTTACATCCATGTGACCAGAAGAGACAGGTTTACGTGATTGGGTATTGAAACGGACATCGTTGTTAGTGATTGCTGTTTTTCAGTGTCGTGGAGCGATTAACCTGCATGTTGCTTGACTTGGTTCCAGGGCAAGTGGAATTAGCGAACCTCGGAGAAATTCTTTCCAGAAAGCAAAATATTAGTACTCCCATAGTGTACTTCAGGCAAATTTGCGTTTCCAGGGTCCACGAGTTGTGGATGGTCGCTTCGTCTGGTCTTGTGCCAAGTATACTTGGTTGAGGTGTAGGGTTGGCCGACTCATTCACTGGCATGTATCCCAATAGGCTAGCAGCATATACCGTGTGTCTCGTGACAAGGAGAATTCGTATCAAGAGAGATTTGGTTACTTGTTGGTAGAAACGTGCGGGCAGTTTGTGTTTTTGATGGTGCGTATAAGTTTAGCTCTCTGAAGTTGTAGCTTGGTGGTTGTCGTTGTCCGACATTGTGAGTAGTCGTTGCTGTGTGTTTGGGATTGGTTGGTGAGAGCCATTTCTTCCACAGCTGATATATTATGTCTTGAGGGGTATACTTTCACCTAAGTGGGATCTAGTATTGCCACTTGTGGTTTCTGGCTGCCATCTCTTGGATTTGGTTCAcagggttagggttagcaCTCTCACAAGTGGTTTTGGGCGGGGCAGATTTCAAGTCCACTCCATTTGTTGAACTCAACCTCAAGAGGGACATGACCAGTCATGCTGATATCACACAACAACAGGCCTGGGGAGTTGTCTTGAGTGCCTTGTGCGCTTTATAATCATATTTGGTGTGTATCTACCGTGTTATTTACACTTCTGCTTGTTGACCAGGCGATTTTAATACGGCTGCCTGGAGAATTTGCAGCCCACTCAACCGCTTCTCCAGGGGCATAAATGCTGCCTTGGGCGTCAGAAAACAAACCACCCCCTGGCGAGAGGCCTTTTATGCCCGCTGCGCGACTCTCACCATTTAAACCCTCGATTTAAACTTCAGATTCGAGTTTTCTGACGGTGTATTCATCATGGATGCCCCAGACACCGATTTCGACATCAAACTGCAGAAGATCTCTGGTGACTTGATCGCTGACCTCGACCGCGCGTTTACCACTCTACTCCGCAAACCTAATGGTCATGGGGGCACTCAAGTGCGGTCCTTTGTAAGGGCCAGAGAGACATTCAAGTCTACCACCGCGGTAAGTCGACCTGCCCGCACTATTAGTTTGCGATACTGATGAAACGAAGATCCTGGACACGTTTCAAGAGCTTCCACAACTCTTAGATCCATACCTACCGAAATGGATACCACTGTTGGCAGAGTCCTACCTGGAGTATGCCCAGATGCGGCGCAGAATGAAAATCCCTCCTAGACAATCTAGTCTTTTGGTGCCCGTTGACTACGCCATCTGCCGGATCTTGTATGGCTTCTGCAAAGTCCGCGGAGAAAAGGTCATTGTCCGCTTCTTAAACGTGGAGACCAGATATCTCGAGGTCCTTCTTTCGGCAAtagaagaagcagagcacGCATCTACAGCTGATTCCCAGAATCATGGGTGGGAATGGGAGCAGCGGTATGTTGTGCTTCTCTGGCTTTCGCATCTTTTACTGGCACCGTTCGACTTGTCAACCATTTCGACTCTGGATATAGAAGAATCTGGCATCCCCCATATTTCTGGCCTCGAATGGCCAGATAATTTGCCCGGCATCACTATCAGAGTAATTCCACTTGCTATTAAATATCTCTCTTCTCCGGGAAAGGAAAACGATGCCGCCAAGGCTCTGTTGGTGCGGGTAGCAATGCGACGAGACATGCAGCAACTGGGTGTATTGGATGCCCTGGTTCAATGGGCATTGGTCTCACTCCAGCCTGGAAAGAATGGCGATATCGAGTCGACATATTTCTACCTTGGAGTATTGTCATTCTTAGCTGGGGTATTGCGGTCCTCAGCAGAGACTTCAGACATGGATAAACATCTGCCTTTGATATTCCAGTGCGTCTATGATATAGCCCTGGGCAACAATGAGGTGTCGAAATCGATCATCCGGCTCGCAGTAGTGAGGAAGATGATCCTCAAAGTTATTCGGTCTGTAATTGTGTCGCTACTGCGGCAGAATCGGCAGAGTATGGCTAATACAGAGATGGCGGAAAGCGCAATCGGCTACCTGCTCGACAGTGTATCTGATAACGACACACCAGTCCGACTCTCGGCCAGCAAGGCATTGAGCATCATTACGCTCAAGTTGGATCCTGGCATGGCTTTCCAAGTAATCGAAGCTGTGCTCGATTCCCTCAACAGAAATATTCTTTGGACAAAACCTACTAGCAGCCAGGGAGACAAACCTGTAAGAAATTTGTCGGCGGTAAATCATCTGGAATGGCACGGCTTGATGCTCACGCTCTCCCACCTGCTTTACCGTCGATCTCCTCCAGCTGACCAGCTCTCCGATATCATACACGCTTTGCTGTTGGGACTGTCTTTTGAACAACGAAGCACGTCTGGAGGTAGCGTAGGTGCGAATGTTCGCGATGCCGCTTGTTTTGGTATTTGGGCACTGGCTCGTCGGTACACTACACAGGAGCTGCTGAATGTGCCCACACAATCTGTTTTCGCGGCAAAAGCACACccttcttcaagttcaatcTTGCAAGTTTTGGGTACAGAACTAGTTGTTACGGCGTCGCTGGATTCTGCGGGAAATATTAGACGTGGCGCGTCTGCAGCCCTGCAAGAACTTATCGGACGGCATCCGGACACGGTGGAGCGAGGAATAGAGGTTGTACAGACTGTTGACTATCATGCTGTTGCGAGGAGGTCTAGAgctgtggaggaggtggctgCAAAGGCGACGAAACTGTCTGCTCAGTATGGCGAAGCgcttcttgatgccattctcgGATGGAGAGGCATTGGAGACATGGATTCTCTATCCAGGAGAGTCACTGGTGCTGCTTTTGGCATCCTAACAGCAGAGGTGGCTCAACTGGATAGTACCTCGCCAATGTCTCGGTTCCTTCTCACGATAAAGTTGGTCATTGCGCGAATTCAAGCTCTTGCAAAGCGGCAGGTTGAAGAGCGACATGGCTTGCTCTTGTGTAATGCTTCTGTGCTAAACAAGGTTTCAGCGACTCTACGGGAAGGTAAAGATGAATCCCATATTGATTCATCGCTAATTGATACAGTTCTCAGTTCGGTATCTGACATCCTCGAAGATGCTCGAACCACTGACTATCGAAAGCCAGAGTTGATTGCTGAGGCAGCCGgctgtctggttgtgtcTTCACTGCCAGTAATCCAGGCAGCAGTCCTTGGAAAGAAGTCTGGCATACATTTGGAACCAGGACATGatcttctctcctcctcgcgTTCTCAAGAGTATATATGCTCTGCATTGAAGTTACTTCCAAATGGATCATCATATGAGAATGTCGAAAAACTTATTTCGACGCTGAAGATGATTATCccaacatggctggccaGGAGTGAACCCGAGACCGTGGAACCTGCATCTGAAGCGGCTCTCGTACTTGTACTCTTCTCCAAGAGCCAGGACAGAGAGAAGACACTTCAAGAATGGGCTTCTATGGTCGAAAGTAAACCTACTACACGAACAGTAACCACCGGACAAGGCTATTTCCatgctttggccatggcacagCCTCTTGCGAAGCAGGCTGTTCGTGATCCTCATACAGATCTGGCTTGCCAGGCATTCTTGGACCGGTGGGCAAAAGACGACGATATCGACACGAGGGTAACTATACTGCAGAGCTTGATCCGCAGTCGCCTCCTACAAGCAGAAGCAGGTATATTCCTGAGTTTGCTAGTCGAGGGACTGAACGACTATACTACAAATGCTCGGGGGGATGTTGGCTCGCACGTCAGAGTGCAAGCCCTACGAGCTGTTAGAAAAGTAT
Protein-coding sequences here:
- a CDS encoding beta-tubulin cofactor d (similar to Neosartorya fischeri NRRL 181 XP_001259503.1) encodes the protein MDAPDTDFDIKLQKISGDLIADLDRAFTTLLRKPNGHGGTQVRSFVRARETFKSTTAILDTFQELPQLLDPYLPKWIPLLAESYLEYAQMRRRMKIPPRQSSLLVPVDYAICRILYGFCKVRGEKVIVRFLNVETRYLEVLLSAIEEAEHASTADSQNHGWEWEQRYVVLLWLSHLLLAPFDLSTISTLDIEESGIPHISGLEWPDNLPGITIRVIPLAIKYLSSPGKENDAAKALLVRVAMRRDMQQLGVLDALVQWALVSLQPGKNGDIESTYFYLGVLSFLAGVLRSSAETSDMDKHLPLIFQCVYDIALGNNEVSKSIIRLAVVRKMILKVIRSVIVSLLRQNRQSMANTEMAESAIGYLLDSVSDNDTPVRLSASKALSIITLKLDPGMAFQVIEAVLDSLNRNILWTKPTSSQGDKPVRNLSAVNHLEWHGLMLTLSHLLYRRSPPADQLSDIIHALLLGLSFEQRSTSGGSVGANVRDAACFGIWALARRYTTQELLNVPTQSVFAAKAHPSSSSILQVLGTELVVTASLDSAGNIRRGASAALQELIGRHPDTVERGIEVVQTVDYHAVARRSRAVEEVAAKATKLSAQYGEALLDAILGWRGIGDMDSLSRRVTGAAFGILTAEVAQLDSTSPMSRFLLTIKLVIARIQALAKRQVEERHGLLLCNASVLNKVSATLREGKDESHIDSSLIDTVLSSVSDILEDARTTDYRKPELIAEAAGCLVVSSLPVIQAAVLGKKSGIHLEPGHDLLSSSRSQEYICSALKLLPNGSSYENVEKLISTLKMIIPTWLARSEPETVEPASEAALVLVLFSKSQDREKTLQEWASMVESKPTTRTVTTGQGYFHALAMAQPLAKQAVRDPHTDLACQAFLDRWAKDDDIDTRVTILQSLIRSRLLQAEAGIFLSLLVEGLNDYTTNARGDVGSHVRVQALRAVRKVWEDDTGSAATSEVMKKSVKELFPCILRLAAEKLDRVRPEAQAVVALMMKDCDAKSFQSLTFSSKDYFETLLNLILSSSLSPLLETSDADRSAWMAELMSGFVTSADTGNDDLVIASRAALTDFCEKSQQHLDMVCHALTSNLRSRHGDDRIAVPTLEIIAFLFHVGLFQQSQGVNLRNLCLYTQKAGYKTGNVRKIMACVKVYGAVAGLSTGKGDDVRVGVSEARKRLGALMYHPWPRVRSVVVDEIWGLSGFEEVEGAKLTSVDWSAAGKIQIKATVQSLGME
- a CDS encoding glycosyl hydrolase (similar to Metarhizium acridum CQMa 102 XP_007807716.1) translates to MTRNHYQRTPLLVAAAICTAMSGIAVEAASAQTYTNNAVLGIKALNANWYNVRTGIWDNAWWNSANALTTLADFAAVRLDEANKLNIGGYMRNTFVQAQKTNVQTVKNFDTGGMVSSVYCLDNSDGCLAKRDFLGKRGFDDFLNEFYDDEGWWALAWLKSYDVAGDKEYLQAAIDIFKDMQTGRDTNCGGGIWWSKKKTYVASIANELYLSVAASLARRVPQNSTYKKIAIDQWNWFEKTGLINSKKLINDGLTNPGCKNNGLQTWSYNQGVILGGLAELFRLTGDLKYIEKAMPIAEAAIKTLSVNGTLVETDKCELRTGHCGRDGQQFKGIFIRNLRYLNDVAPKQEFKDFIKRNADSIWAKDRNNENLLGVAWTGPYIAATGPSHSSALDAIVAAVAVA